From the genome of Candidatus Nitrosocosmicus oleophilus, one region includes:
- a CDS encoding VIT1/CCC1 transporter family protein produces the protein MDKVQSYHVEPHIKESNYIRDIVFGFGDGVNTSLGIVAGIGGASVGVDIVILAAIIGMFTGAKAMAVQNYLAVKSQIEILQSEIKREEYEIENTPEDERKEIEEIYKSKGFAGEELNMVVNKITSNKGVWLKTMLTEELGLNLEILGNPIKGAIVMFISFLIGGILPILPYFIVKTGLINNFTALLIAISMSLTSSFMIGAIKGRLAKKSWVKGGLEMSLLGTGIALLGYGIGSEMNNLGVVNFE, from the coding sequence TTGGATAAAGTACAAAGTTATCACGTTGAACCTCACATAAAAGAAAGTAACTACATTAGAGACATTGTTTTTGGCTTTGGTGATGGAGTTAATACTTCTTTAGGAATAGTAGCCGGCATAGGTGGTGCCTCTGTAGGTGTTGATATAGTCATTTTAGCGGCGATAATAGGAATGTTTACTGGTGCTAAAGCCATGGCCGTACAAAATTATCTTGCTGTTAAATCTCAAATAGAAATTTTACAATCTGAAATCAAAAGAGAAGAATATGAAATTGAAAATACTCCTGAGGACGAAAGAAAAGAGATAGAAGAAATCTACAAATCCAAAGGGTTTGCCGGTGAAGAATTGAACATGGTTGTAAATAAGATTACATCCAATAAGGGAGTTTGGTTGAAAACGATGCTAACAGAGGAGTTGGGTCTGAATCTAGAAATCCTAGGCAATCCTATAAAGGGGGCTATTGTTATGTTCATTTCATTTTTAATAGGAGGTATATTACCAATACTACCATATTTCATAGTCAAAACTGGTTTAATCAACAATTTTACGGCACTACTAATAGCCATTTCTATGAGTTTAACGTCATCTTTCATGATTGGTGCAATCAAAGGTAGATTAGCTAAGAAAAGCTGGGTAAAAGGAGGATTAGAAATGTCTCTATTAGGAACAGGCATTGCGTTACTCGGTTACGGAATTGGATCTGAAATGAATAACCTAGGAGTAGTTAACTTTGAATAA
- a CDS encoding DEAD/DEAH box helicase yields MQLKLDDDRISSYLSFLGYTSLYPPQQLAIEKGLLEDSNILITTPTASGKTLIAILAAIKSLEKNKKVVYLTPLRALAYEKYLEFTSIDKSGIFSRKIRIKISTGDFNTSNADLSSADIIIMTNEKIDSILRHNASWLSNVGLFISDEIHLIGDQDRGPVLEMVLTKIKKYYSSSQILGLSATITNASEIAGWLGSRLIESTWRPTKLIEGVYSDGVIYSNDDSRIKVSESGKDTTSMAIDLIMNSLNSNGQNLIFVETRKRAVSLAKKVSEVVSKTLSPEEKKNTLKVSKQILEEGDDTDLTKNLSNLISTGIGFHHAGLSLSSRGVVEEAFKNGIIKSLFATPTLAAGVNLPARRVIITNVTRYDFVYGASVPISVLEYKQLCGRAGRPQYDAYGESIIISDSRTSYEDLYDHYILGIPEPLNSNLGNIIAIKIHLLGVIASFNGISLDDIYDLFSKTFYSFQDSNNTSLFDKIDSSLDYFLEEDLIRLQNNMYNVTGFGKLVSNLYLNPETAVAFRNTINDIKPKSVKINNVFGFLHMITTCPDFYPKLSFRKQDIEEFSYLFYNNYDDFFSDVDIMDCSRSLWTLYEWINESTEKRMNERIGVEPGDIHRIVEVSNWLVSSIFEICKLLNRNDLLPVLFSLESRIKHGVKAELVPLVQIKDIGRARARSLHGAGINVPNDLLLISESKLSMIPKIGPKLAKKLKKKYSS; encoded by the coding sequence ATGCAATTGAAGTTAGATGATGATAGGATTTCTTCTTATCTTTCATTTTTAGGTTATACCTCTCTATATCCTCCACAGCAATTGGCTATAGAAAAAGGCTTGTTAGAGGATTCCAATATTTTAATTACTACTCCTACCGCAAGCGGAAAAACATTAATTGCCATACTGGCTGCAATTAAATCCCTAGAAAAAAATAAGAAAGTAGTATATCTTACACCATTAAGAGCATTAGCTTATGAAAAATATTTAGAATTTACTTCTATAGATAAATCTGGTATATTTTCCAGAAAAATAAGAATAAAGATTAGCACTGGCGATTTTAATACTTCAAACGCCGATTTAAGTTCAGCCGACATAATTATTATGACAAACGAAAAAATTGACTCGATTCTTAGACATAATGCTTCATGGTTATCAAATGTTGGATTATTTATTTCAGACGAAATTCATTTAATCGGCGATCAAGATAGGGGACCGGTTTTAGAAATGGTCCTAACGAAAATAAAGAAATACTATTCCTCATCTCAGATCCTTGGCTTAAGCGCTACAATCACTAATGCCTCCGAAATTGCAGGATGGTTAGGATCAAGATTAATAGAAAGCACTTGGAGGCCAACAAAATTGATAGAGGGGGTATATTCTGATGGAGTAATATATTCTAATGACGATTCCAGAATTAAAGTTTCTGAGTCAGGTAAGGACACCACTTCGATGGCTATCGATTTAATCATGAATTCTCTAAATAGTAATGGACAAAATCTTATTTTTGTTGAAACAAGAAAACGAGCCGTATCCTTAGCTAAGAAGGTTTCAGAGGTTGTATCCAAGACCCTATCGCCAGAAGAAAAGAAAAATACCTTAAAGGTTTCTAAACAAATTTTGGAGGAGGGTGATGACACGGATTTAACTAAAAATTTGTCAAATTTGATATCTACTGGTATAGGGTTTCATCATGCAGGATTAAGTCTTTCAAGTAGAGGGGTTGTTGAAGAGGCATTCAAAAATGGAATCATAAAATCCTTGTTTGCAACACCCACACTAGCTGCTGGCGTCAACCTCCCTGCACGTAGGGTCATAATAACAAACGTAACCCGGTATGATTTTGTATACGGTGCTTCAGTTCCTATTAGTGTGCTTGAATATAAACAACTTTGTGGCAGAGCTGGACGACCTCAATATGATGCTTATGGAGAATCCATAATTATTTCAGATTCAAGAACATCTTATGAAGATTTGTATGATCATTATATATTAGGGATTCCCGAGCCTCTAAATTCAAACCTTGGAAATATAATAGCGATTAAAATCCATCTACTGGGGGTAATTGCTTCATTTAACGGAATTAGTCTGGATGATATCTATGACCTGTTCTCAAAGACATTTTATTCATTTCAAGATAGTAACAATACTTCCCTATTTGATAAAATAGATTCATCTTTAGATTATTTTCTAGAGGAAGATCTAATTCGATTGCAAAACAATATGTATAATGTGACTGGATTTGGAAAATTAGTTTCAAATTTATATCTTAATCCTGAGACTGCTGTTGCGTTTAGAAACACCATCAATGATATAAAACCAAAGTCTGTAAAAATCAACAATGTATTTGGTTTCCTTCATATGATTACCACTTGCCCAGACTTTTATCCTAAACTCTCGTTCAGAAAACAAGACATCGAAGAATTCAGTTATCTATTTTATAACAATTATGATGACTTTTTTTCAGACGTAGACATAATGGATTGTTCTAGAAGTCTATGGACTCTTTACGAATGGATCAATGAGTCTACAGAAAAAAGGATGAATGAGAGAATTGGTGTGGAGCCAGGCGATATCCATAGAATTGTCGAAGTGTCCAATTGGTTAGTCTCTTCAATATTCGAAATATGTAAATTGTTAAACAGAAACGATCTTTTACCCGTTCTTTTTTCACTCGAAAGTCGAATTAAGCATGGAGTAAAGGCAGAGCTTGTTCCATTGGTACAGATTAAAGATATCGGAAGGGCAAGAGCGCGATCACTTCATGGGGCTGGAATCAACGTACCTAACGATCTCCTACTAATTTCAGAATCAAAACTATCTATGATCCCAAAAATAGGTCCAAAACTAGCTAAGAAATTGAAAAAAAAATATTCCTCTTAA
- a CDS encoding metal ABC transporter substrate-binding protein, giving the protein MRENYKTWISFCFIVLTITLFSSIIPKSIATTNLSQNNNNIINESKGQGVITSNNTNLKIFASFYPIYDFVKKIGKDRVDVSTIVPASIEPHDFEPTARQIIELQKADVIFINGAGFESWINKIGNAAIVDLSKDLPIESIGSTPDPHIWLDPNLVKAYSKTIFEKLVSLDPQNTDYYTNNLNEFNSKLELLNSDINTNLTNCNLNDFIAFHDAFGYFAKRYGLTQHSISGPSPEGDINPQKIADAIKLAKQLGVNIIFSEDNVEPRLSNTIANEIGGKVMILSPIEMITQEEQTSDKDYFSKMYDNLDNLKIALRCEN; this is encoded by the coding sequence ATGCGAGAGAATTATAAGACTTGGATCTCTTTTTGCTTTATTGTTTTAACTATAACTTTATTTTCTTCAATCATACCAAAGTCTATTGCTACCACTAATTTATCTCAAAATAATAATAATATTATCAATGAATCAAAGGGTCAGGGCGTAATTACATCAAATAATACAAACCTAAAAATTTTCGCATCTTTTTATCCGATTTATGATTTTGTCAAGAAAATAGGCAAAGACAGAGTAGATGTTTCAACTATAGTACCTGCCAGTATAGAACCCCATGATTTTGAACCCACAGCCAGACAAATAATTGAACTACAAAAAGCTGATGTAATTTTTATTAATGGAGCTGGATTTGAATCCTGGATTAACAAGATAGGAAATGCAGCAATAGTTGACTTGAGTAAGGATCTTCCAATTGAAAGTATAGGATCTACTCCAGATCCCCATATTTGGCTTGATCCCAATTTGGTTAAAGCATATTCAAAAACCATATTTGAAAAATTAGTATCTTTAGATCCTCAAAATACAGATTATTATACAAACAATCTTAATGAATTTAATAGCAAACTAGAACTATTAAATTCAGATATTAATACGAACTTGACTAATTGTAATCTGAATGATTTTATAGCATTTCATGATGCTTTTGGCTATTTTGCAAAAAGATACGGGTTAACTCAGCATTCAATTAGTGGTCCATCACCTGAAGGAGACATTAACCCTCAAAAAATTGCAGATGCAATAAAATTAGCTAAGCAACTAGGTGTAAACATTATTTTTTCAGAAGATAATGTTGAGCCTAGACTTTCAAACACAATAGCAAATGAAATAGGAGGGAAGGTAATGATATTGAGCCCGATCGAAATGATTACACAGGAAGAACAAACTTCAGATAAAGATTATTTCTCAAAAATGTACGATAATTTAGATAATTTGAAAATAGCGCTCAGATGTGAAAATTAA
- a CDS encoding metal ABC transporter permease has translation MIEILQYEFMQRALISGIAISISCSLIGLFLILKRFSLFGDAMSHVAFGGIALGLFLKSNPIWVSLIVSIIGALAIIKLNSSKRIYSDSSISVLLSLGLAMGLVLISLSGGISIDITSYLFGSILLVNIEETVSTVLLSVIVIAFVILYYKKLIYLVFNEEQALVNGINTVVLNILFITLATIAIVMSIRLIGVLMVSSLLIIPNVSSLLLGYGFKKTILFSICFSLISVILGIILAFEWNITPSGMIVITSAGIFFGVNVLKFFSSKIKIKTETKIRS, from the coding sequence ATGATTGAAATTCTCCAGTATGAGTTCATGCAACGTGCCCTTATTTCTGGAATAGCAATTTCTATAAGTTGTTCGCTGATTGGATTGTTTCTTATATTAAAAAGATTTTCTTTGTTTGGTGATGCAATGTCGCATGTTGCTTTTGGAGGGATTGCATTAGGATTGTTTCTAAAATCTAATCCTATTTGGGTATCATTAATTGTTTCAATAATTGGAGCATTAGCAATCATAAAATTGAATTCAAGCAAAAGAATCTATTCAGATTCATCTATCTCAGTTCTATTATCTCTTGGGCTAGCGATGGGATTGGTATTAATCAGCTTATCTGGAGGAATTTCTATAGATATAACAAGCTATCTTTTTGGAAGTATATTATTAGTCAATATCGAAGAAACAGTTAGTACCGTACTTTTAAGCGTTATAGTTATTGCATTTGTTATATTATATTACAAAAAATTAATATATCTTGTATTTAATGAGGAACAAGCATTAGTAAATGGCATCAATACAGTTGTATTAAATATTTTATTCATTACTTTGGCAACCATTGCAATTGTAATGTCCATTAGATTGATAGGAGTACTAATGGTTTCGTCTCTCTTAATAATTCCTAATGTTTCTTCGTTGCTACTTGGATATGGATTCAAGAAAACCATACTATTCTCGATTTGTTTTTCTTTGATATCTGTTATTTTGGGTATAATATTAGCATTTGAATGGAATATTACACCTAGTGGAATGATAGTGATAACCTCTGCTGGAATATTCTTTGGAGTAAATGTATTAAAGTTTTTTTCTTCAAAAATAAAAATCAAGACCGAAACAAAGATAAGATCTTGA
- a CDS encoding CopG family ribbon-helix-helix protein, giving the protein MPIISISLNENIIQELDKLQKFLGFSGRSEIVRASVRNLLLEEKRIDELSGVLHSVLLVIHDEKSDQEISEIRHGFDKIINTHIHNKIDKDRCLEIFVLYGDAREIKNITKKFQGNRKMDQVRLVVT; this is encoded by the coding sequence TTGCCAATCATAAGCATTTCACTGAATGAAAACATAATCCAAGAACTAGATAAATTGCAAAAGTTTTTGGGGTTTTCAGGCAGATCAGAAATCGTAAGAGCTAGTGTTAGAAACCTACTTTTAGAAGAGAAAAGAATAGACGAATTGTCAGGAGTTCTACATTCAGTTCTTCTGGTAATACATGATGAAAAATCTGATCAAGAAATTAGTGAAATTCGACATGGATTTGATAAAATAATTAATACCCACATTCACAATAAGATAGACAAAGACAGATGCCTTGAAATTTTTGTACTTTATGGTGATGCAAGAGAGATTAAAAATATTACAAAGAAATTTCAAGGGAACAGAAAAATGGATCAAGTTAGGTTAGTGGTAACATAG
- a CDS encoding LSM domain-containing protein, with amino-acid sequence MSSPNNQSNILQGSVNKDILLKLKGKRTIKGKLKSFDQYMNLTLENATEVLEGDKVQQMGEIFIKGENIVIIATD; translated from the coding sequence TTGTCGTCACCGAATAATCAATCCAATATCTTACAAGGAAGTGTAAATAAGGACATCCTTCTAAAACTAAAAGGAAAGAGAACTATCAAGGGAAAGCTGAAAAGTTTTGATCAATACATGAACCTAACACTGGAAAATGCAACTGAAGTTTTAGAGGGAGATAAAGTTCAACAAATGGGAGAAATATTCATCAAAGGCGAAAACATTGTTATCATAGCAACAGATTGA
- a CDS encoding MraY family glycosyltransferase produces MFLPNFEELVIGTVIASIIAFLINLFLMPSFIKFLKLKGKVVNDNHKPNKPKVPRPGGPILLLSIVIGELILYFVTGNLEIISILLTTTIAFIIGIIDDFRIMPGWFKPGALILASIPLIIFHIYDNELNVIFGSVFIPILYIPLILISIPLAGNTVNSIDVFNGVATGFMIITMFPIIISTFLFGDLEILMIEIPFLAALLGFYMFHKYPSKIFPGDSGTLLMGAMYGALAIASKSEIIAIIALLPAIMNSFLFLSSVRKIVEHRELKSRPTILNEDFTLQASKDKNAPITLVRLILLDGKLSEREIVMKIYKLATFSSSLALITILLQFIISSG; encoded by the coding sequence TTGTTTTTGCCTAATTTTGAAGAGTTAGTAATAGGCACCGTTATCGCATCTATTATCGCTTTTCTAATAAATCTATTTTTGATGCCAAGTTTTATTAAATTTCTAAAACTCAAAGGAAAGGTTGTAAATGATAATCACAAACCAAATAAACCCAAGGTTCCTAGACCCGGGGGGCCGATATTATTATTAAGCATTGTCATTGGTGAGCTAATTTTATATTTTGTTACCGGGAATCTCGAGATAATAAGCATTTTACTTACTACGACTATTGCCTTCATAATAGGAATTATTGACGATTTTAGAATAATGCCAGGATGGTTTAAACCTGGGGCATTGATTTTAGCCTCAATACCTTTAATTATTTTTCACATATACGACAACGAATTAAACGTGATTTTTGGGAGTGTGTTTATCCCAATCCTATACATCCCATTAATATTAATATCAATACCACTAGCAGGAAATACAGTAAACTCGATAGACGTATTCAACGGAGTAGCAACAGGTTTCATGATTATAACGATGTTTCCAATAATTATTAGTACCTTTTTGTTTGGAGATCTAGAAATTCTTATGATCGAGATACCATTTTTAGCGGCTTTATTAGGATTTTATATGTTTCATAAATATCCCAGTAAAATATTTCCAGGAGATTCAGGTACGCTATTGATGGGAGCAATGTATGGGGCATTAGCAATTGCGTCAAAATCAGAAATAATTGCAATCATAGCATTATTACCAGCAATAATGAACTCATTTTTGTTCTTGAGTAGTGTAAGAAAGATTGTTGAACACAGAGAATTGAAATCTAGACCAACTATACTAAATGAAGATTTTACGCTACAGGCTTCAAAAGATAAGAATGCGCCTATCACTCTAGTTAGGTTAATTTTGTTAGATGGAAAACTTTCTGAAAGAGAAATAGTTATGAAAATTTATAAATTAGCTACCTTTTCGTCATCACTTGCACTAATAACAATATTATTGCAATTTATTATATCCAGTGGATAG
- a CDS encoding phosphate uptake regulator PhoU — translation MNKLNSDIRKIQFTGRSTYILSLPKKWIEEMNLKAGDHVSISRGSNNSLCITPEQEKRLQDSTNEVSTQVLIDEGPNTLKRKIVSMYLSGYNLINLKAKSARIQPIQREAVREVVRRSLIGTEIIADSSDIITIQVLLTLPELSVNTAVRRMFLIASSMHRDALVALKEKNYDIAMGVIRSDDEVDRFSLYILRNLVMGTNNERVLQEIGLKNASDCLSYRVTVKSIERVADHASRIASKSMEIQSLIPSLITEKLEKLSNSALEVLTSAVEAFLRRDYNLADKIADKSDNVLGIEREIMVFLDSLENKDIDSHNINAGVKLILEDIRRTVEHASDIAESAMNQTVGEIIKVEKKGEN, via the coding sequence TTGAATAAATTGAATTCGGACATTAGAAAAATTCAATTTACAGGTAGATCCACATACATTTTATCATTACCAAAAAAATGGATTGAAGAAATGAATCTTAAAGCAGGTGACCATGTTTCTATCTCGAGAGGTTCAAACAATTCGCTATGTATTACTCCAGAGCAAGAGAAGAGATTACAGGACTCTACAAACGAAGTTAGTACTCAGGTATTGATTGATGAAGGTCCCAATACCCTAAAGAGAAAAATTGTTTCAATGTATTTATCAGGATATAACCTAATAAATCTAAAAGCGAAATCGGCAAGAATTCAACCTATACAAAGAGAGGCCGTTAGAGAAGTAGTAAGAAGAAGTTTGATAGGAACTGAAATTATTGCGGATTCCTCCGATATAATTACCATTCAAGTTTTATTAACACTACCAGAATTATCAGTTAACACGGCTGTACGGAGGATGTTTTTGATTGCTTCATCAATGCATAGAGATGCCTTGGTGGCGTTAAAAGAAAAAAATTATGATATAGCGATGGGAGTGATCAGATCGGATGATGAGGTGGATAGATTTAGTCTCTACATATTAAGAAATCTAGTCATGGGTACTAATAATGAAAGAGTATTACAGGAAATAGGGTTAAAAAATGCCTCTGATTGTCTTAGCTATAGAGTTACTGTCAAAAGTATCGAAAGAGTTGCCGACCATGCATCGAGAATTGCTTCAAAATCGATGGAAATTCAAAGCTTAATCCCTTCTTTGATAACTGAAAAATTGGAGAAATTGAGTAATTCTGCTTTGGAGGTTTTGACATCTGCAGTTGAGGCCTTCTTAAGAAGAGACTATAATTTGGCTGATAAAATTGCAGATAAATCAGATAACGTTCTTGGTATTGAAAGAGAGATCATGGTGTTCCTAGATTCGTTAGAAAATAAGGATATCGATAGTCACAATATCAACGCGGGAGTAAAATTAATACTTGAAGATATACGCAGAACTGTAGAACATGCAAGTGATATTGCAGAATCAGCTATGAATCAAACTGTGGGAGAGATAATCAAAGTAGAAAAGAAGGGAGAGAATTGA
- a CDS encoding P-II family nitrogen regulator, which translates to MKKIEIIIPDRELQTVGAVLKDNNIGGMSHYRVQGKGISKAEPVSIGRGTMQYTPEFVPRTKIEIVVKDDVVDKLVNNLLDTLSDKIGGKIFITEAQEAIDIRTKARGESAI; encoded by the coding sequence GTGAAAAAGATTGAAATAATAATTCCAGACAGGGAACTACAAACTGTTGGTGCCGTTTTAAAGGATAATAACATCGGAGGAATGAGTCACTATCGAGTTCAAGGAAAAGGAATATCTAAAGCCGAACCTGTTTCAATTGGGAGAGGTACTATGCAATACACTCCGGAATTTGTTCCTAGAACAAAAATTGAAATAGTTGTGAAGGACGATGTGGTAGATAAACTAGTCAATAACTTATTGGATACACTTAGTGATAAAATAGGTGGCAAAATTTTCATAACGGAAGCACAAGAGGCAATAGACATAAGAACAAAGGCTAGAGGCGAGTCTGCCATTTAA
- a CDS encoding winged helix-turn-helix domain-containing protein: MKYRSRTEITVLILEAANGGATKTKIMYKSFLSYAQLKEYFTMLIENGSLEYEAGLLNIYRTTEKGLRLLKIYNQIEEIIPQVNVN; the protein is encoded by the coding sequence ATGAAATATAGAAGTAGAACAGAAATAACTGTCTTAATACTAGAAGCAGCAAACGGTGGGGCTACAAAGACAAAAATCATGTACAAATCATTCCTTTCATATGCACAGTTAAAAGAATACTTTACAATGCTAATTGAGAATGGTTCGCTAGAATATGAAGCTGGATTGTTGAATATCTATAGAACAACAGAAAAAGGCTTACGACTATTAAAGATATATAATCAGATAGAAGAAATAATACCACAAGTTAATGTAAATTAG
- a CDS encoding universal stress protein, giving the protein MNSRILAPVDGSENSMRSLDHASFLSSKLDSKLIILYVLEIPPFVYIQSQKLVNSIMAELEKEAKTVLENAVNRVKNYGLEPETIFLEGQNVGSIIIDYIEKNNFDYIVIGSRGRGKFKHAILGSVSHRVLHHSKIPVLVVK; this is encoded by the coding sequence ATGAATTCCAGAATACTTGCTCCAGTGGATGGTTCTGAAAATTCAATGAGATCCTTAGATCATGCTTCCTTCTTGAGTTCTAAATTAGACTCAAAATTGATAATCCTATATGTACTTGAAATCCCTCCTTTCGTTTATATTCAATCACAAAAACTAGTAAACTCTATAATGGCAGAGCTAGAAAAAGAAGCCAAAACTGTTCTTGAAAATGCTGTTAATAGAGTAAAAAACTATGGTTTAGAGCCTGAAACCATATTTTTGGAGGGACAAAATGTCGGGTCTATAATAATTGATTATATCGAGAAAAACAATTTTGATTATATTGTTATAGGGAGTAGAGGTAGAGGGAAATTTAAACACGCCATACTGGGCAGTGTTTCTCACCGAGTATTACATCATAGTAAAATTCCGGTACTAGTAGTTAAATAA
- a CDS encoding winged helix-turn-helix domain-containing protein, whose protein sequence is MKYRSRTEITVLILEAANGGATKTKIMYKSFLSYAQLKEYFTMLIENALLEYEDGTQKYRTTEKGLRLLKIYNQIEELIPSTINTSNKDIF, encoded by the coding sequence ATGAAATATAGAAGTAGAACAGAAATAACTGTCTTAATACTAGAAGCAGCAAACGGTGGGGCTACAAAGACAAAAATCATGTACAAATCATTCCTTTCATATGCACAGTTAAAAGAATACTTTACAATGCTAATTGAGAATGCTTTGTTAGAATATGAAGATGGAACTCAAAAGTATAGAACAACAGAAAAAGGCTTACGACTATTAAAGATATATAATCAGATAGAAGAATTAATCCCAAGCACAATAAATACCTCTAATAAAGACATTTTTTAG
- a CDS encoding winged helix-turn-helix domain-containing protein, with amino-acid sequence MKYRSRTEITVLILEAANGGATKTKIMYKSFLSYAQLKEYFTMLIENALLEYEDGTQKYRTTEKGLRLLKIYNQIEELIPSTIK; translated from the coding sequence ATGAAATATAGAAGTAGAACAGAAATAACTGTCTTAATACTAGAAGCAGCAAACGGTGGGGCTACAAAGACAAAAATCATGTACAAATCATTCCTTTCATATGCACAGTTAAAAGAATACTTTACAATGCTAATTGAGAATGCTTTGTTAGAATATGAAGATGGAACTCAAAAGTATAGAACAACAGAAAAAGGCTTACGACTATTAAAGATATATAATCAGATAGAAGAATTAATCCCAAGCACAATAAAATAA
- a CDS encoding Cdc6/Cdc18 family protein, whose product MDSDYLDNIFDKAVIGANLIKNRKTLTIDYVPEKLPFRDEESKTIAQVLSVVLKNGRPSNLLVFGKPGTGKTAVVKNVITRLKKKSIEHGIEITVTIINAKTSNTSYKVLYDIAEDIGINRFDKKLKVHFTGLSMGEATDRILEYLKKNNLHVVLIIDEIDSLVDRNGDDVLYNFTRANERMLGDGFVSLIGISNSLTFKDKLDPRVRSSLSEEEIIFNPYTIIQLKEILNDRSKLAFNEGSIGQAAINLCAAVAGKENGDARKAIDLLRVAAEIAERERADMVTENHIREAQEKIEKDTNYEVIKNSTTHTKLIVLSVMKSQTGMTGDVYDIYTSLCKQIEHDALTQRRVTQIISELDQLGLITSNVVSHGRYGRSQIIKMAVSSDTVSKALKDDNFLSMLL is encoded by the coding sequence ATGGATTCAGATTATTTAGATAATATATTTGATAAGGCTGTTATTGGAGCCAATTTAATTAAAAATAGAAAAACATTAACAATTGATTACGTTCCTGAAAAATTGCCATTTAGAGATGAAGAGTCTAAAACAATCGCACAAGTACTATCAGTCGTATTAAAGAATGGTAGACCTTCTAATCTCTTAGTTTTTGGAAAACCTGGAACAGGGAAAACTGCCGTTGTAAAAAATGTAATTACTAGATTAAAAAAAAAATCAATAGAACATGGAATAGAAATTACCGTTACTATTATTAACGCAAAGACTTCAAATACTTCTTACAAGGTGTTATATGATATTGCGGAGGATATAGGGATTAATCGCTTCGACAAGAAATTAAAAGTCCATTTTACTGGTTTGTCTATGGGCGAAGCCACTGATAGGATCCTTGAATATTTGAAAAAAAATAATCTTCATGTAGTATTGATTATTGATGAGATTGATTCTTTGGTTGATAGGAACGGAGATGATGTTTTATATAACTTTACTAGAGCAAATGAACGTATGCTGGGAGATGGATTTGTATCTTTAATAGGAATATCTAATAGTCTTACGTTTAAAGACAAACTAGACCCGAGAGTTAGAAGTAGTCTAAGTGAGGAGGAAATAATATTTAATCCATACACAATAATTCAACTAAAAGAAATCCTAAATGACCGATCAAAACTAGCATTTAATGAGGGATCCATTGGTCAGGCCGCGATTAATTTGTGTGCAGCAGTGGCCGGGAAGGAAAATGGGGATGCTAGAAAGGCAATTGATTTATTAAGAGTAGCTGCTGAAATAGCGGAAAGAGAAAGGGCAGATATGGTTACTGAAAATCATATACGAGAAGCACAAGAAAAGATTGAAAAAGACACCAATTATGAGGTTATCAAAAATTCCACAACACATACAAAATTGATTGTTCTATCTGTCATGAAATCTCAAACTGGTATGACCGGAGATGTTTATGATATCTATACTTCATTATGTAAACAAATTGAACATGATGCTCTGACCCAAAGAAGAGTTACTCAAATAATTAGTGAATTAGACCAACTTGGATTAATTACCTCAAACGTCGTTAGCCATGGTAGGTATGGCCGTTCTCAAATAATCAAAATGGCTGTTTCTTCTGATACTGTATCCAAAGCGCTAAAGGATGATAATTTTTTATCCATGTTGTTGTGA